From Pseudomonas sp. G2-4:
GCCGTTGCTCGCCGCAGTGTTGGTGCCGGTGCTGGGCCTGGGCTTGTATCTGCATTACGGGGCCAGCGACAAGGTCGAATTGACTCGCGAATTCGCCCAGGCGCCGCAGTCGATGGAAGAGATGACCCTGCGCCTCGAACGTGCGGTGGCAGCGCAACCGGATAACGCCGAGGGTTTGTATTTCCTGGGGCGTACCTACATGGCCCAGGATCGGCCCGCAGATGCGGCGAAGATCTTCGAGCGCACCGTAGCGGTGGCCGGGCGGCAACCCGAGCTGCTGGGGCAATGGGCCCAGGCGCAGTATTTCGCCGATGGCAAGAAATGGTCGGACAAGGTCCAGGCCTTGACTGACGAAGCGTTGAAACTTGATGCCAAGGAAGTCACCAGCCTCGGTCTGTTGGGTATTGACGCGTTCGAAGGCCAGCGCTATCAGGAGGCAATCGATTACTGGGGGCGCCTGTTGGCGCAACTGCCCGAGGACGACAAGTCCCGCGACGCGCTGCAGGGCGGCATTGCTCGTGCCACCGAGAAGCTTCAAGCCAGCGGTGGCCAGGTTGCCAAGGCCCCGGCGGCCAAGGCTGCGGCGTTGCTCAAGGTGCGCGTCGAGCTGGCGCCGGCCCTCAAGGACAAGGTGCAGCCAGGCGACACGGTGTTCATCTTCGCCCGTGCCGCGTCCGGTCCGCCGGCGCCACTGGCGGCCAAGCGCCTGACCGTCGCCGATCTGCCGGTTACCGTAGAACTGGGTGACGCGGACGCGATGATGCCGCAGCTGAAACTGTCGAACTTCCCTGAAGTCCAACTGGTGGCGCGCATCTCGCGGGCCGGTCAACCGACCGCCGGCGAGTGGATCGGCCGCAGCCAGCCCCTGGCGAGCAGCACCACGGCGCAGCAACAACTGACCATCGACAGCCCGGACAAATAACAGGAATTCGCACCATGACCGCCATCGCTCGTATCACCCTGCTCACCCTCGTCCTGGGCTTGAGCGCTTGTGCGGTCCAGCGCCCGCCGGAGCCTTCGGCGCCGCTGCCACCCATTCCACCTTCGGGACCGACCACCAAACCGGCCCCTTCAACTCCGCCGGGCAAGCCTGTTACCCCGAACAAACCCGCCAAACCGGTGCCTCGCACCTCCGCCAGTTTCGCCCCGCCGCCGGGAGGCAACAGCCATTGGGACGCCAAGCTTGGGGTCTATGTGCTGGATAACCAGCCCAACACCTTCTATCGCCAGCGCACCTACTACCGTTGGAACAACGGCTGGAGCCGCTCCGTCAGCCCGAACGGCCCGTGGGAAGACACCACCATCGAAGGCGTACCGGCTGGGTTGGGTCGGCAGTTTCACTAAAAGCCAGCGCCGAACCCTTGTGGCGAGGGAGCTTGCTCCCGCTGGGCTGCGAAGCGGCCCCTCTATGGGTTCACTCTGAATCAACTGTGTAACTGGCCAAGATTGGGGCCGCTGCGCGCCCCAGCGGGAGCAAGCTCCCTCGCCACAGATCTATCATATCCCCGGTCCAAACAGGACCGAGTTAGGCAGTCAAGGTTCGACCTGTCATGTTCATCATCGTAGAATGCGCGCCTTTGCGAGCCTTCATCGGCCAACCGCGTATTTATCGGAGCACCTGACCATGACGACTACCCCGACCGGCGACTACCTGGAAACCCTCTACGAAGGCTACGGCCAGCGCTTTCGCATGGACAAGCTGCTGCACCAAGTGCGCACCGAGCACCAGCACCTGGTGATCTTCGAGAACCCGCGCATGGGCCGCGTGATGGCGCTGGACGGCGTGATCCAGACCACCGAAGCCGACGAGTTCATCTATCACGAGATGCTGACCCACGTGCCGATCCTCGCCCACGGCGCGGCCAAGCGGGTGCTGATCATCGGTGGCGGCGACGGCGGCATGTTGCGTGAAGTGACCAAGCACCTGGGTGTCGAGCACATCACCATGGTGGAAATCGACGGCACTGTGGTGGACATGTGCAAGGAGTTCCTGCCTGACCACTCCAAGGGGGCCTACGACGACCCGCGCCTGAACCTGGTGATCGACGACGGTATGCGTTTCGTCGCCACTACCCAGGAGAAATTCGACGTCATCATTTCCGACTCCACCGACCCGATCGGCCCCGGTGAAGTGCTGTTCTCGGAGAACTTCTACCAGGCCTGTCATCGTTGCCTGAACGAAGGCGGCATCCTGGTGACCCAGAACGGTACGCCGTTCATGCAACTGGGCGAAGTACAGACAACCGCCGGGCGCCTGCGTGGCCTGTTCGCCGACTGGCATTTCTACCAGGCCGCCGTGCCGACCTACATCGGCGGCGCCATGACCTTTGCCTGGGGCTCGACCGACACGGCCTATCGCAAGCTGTCCCGCGAGACCTTGCGCGAGCGGTTCATTGGCAGCGGCATCGTCACGCGTTACTACAACCCCGAAGTTCACATCGGTGCGTTCGCCATGCCGCAATACGTGTTGCAGGCGATCAACAAGCCGAGCAACGACTGATTTTATGCGGCAAGGCGGCTCATGTGGCACAGAGCCTATGTGGCACAGAGCTTATGTGGCGAGGGAGCTTGCTCCCGCTGGGTCGCGCAGCGGCCCCAACCCTGGACAGTTACGCAGTTGTTTCTGAGTGGGCCCAGGGAGGGGGCTGCTTCGCAGCCCAGCGGGAGCAAGCTCCCTCGCCACAACAGTGCCCAGCTTGAATGAGTGGGTGCTTTTGTGTTTCCAGATATTCATTGAACAGAATTTTCACAAAACCTTGCGGACAATCTCCGCGCTTTATCGCCGTCGGTTATTTAATGGCAATGCCTTAGCCGTTCGTGCAACATTTGCGCACTCGCGCACGCCCCGGGGCCGGCATTGGTCAACAGAGGGCACACCGTTGTTCTTTTGTCACTTCAACTCCAATAGGGTCCTCAAACGACATGGCAATTCCTGACGCCCTGAGTCAGCAGCGCACCACGCATCGCTTGCTGCAACCGACCGTCAAATCGCACCTGGCCTACACGTTGCTTTGTGCCCTGGTGATGATGGTCATGTTCAGCCTGCTGCGCGTGGCGCTGCTGGTCTATAACCGCGAAATGATCCTCGACACCCCGGCCTCGACCTTCGTAGAAGCGTTCGCCAACGGCCTGCGTTTCGACTTGCGCCTGGTGGTCTACCTCAGCATTCCGTTGCTGCTGGCGTTGTTCAGCGCGCGGGCCATGGCGGCACGTGGGTTCTTTCGTTTGTGGCTGACCGTCACCTCCAGCATCGCGCTGTTCCTCGGCCTGATGGAGATGGACTTCTACCGTGAATTTCACCAGCGCCTCAACGGCCTGGTCTTCCAATACGTGAAGGAAGACCCGAAAACCGTGATGAGCATGCTCTGGTACGGTTTCCCGGTGGTGCGCTACCTGCTGGCCTGGTTCGGCGGCACGCTCATCCTGAGCCTGGCGTTCAAAGGCGCCGACCGTGCTACCCGCCCGCGCGGGCCTTTCAGTGGCGGCAGCATCGGCACCCGCCAGATCGCCCCGTGGTACGGCCGTATCGCGGTGTTCATGGTTTGCCTGCTGGTGGCCGTGGCCGCCGCCCGTGGCACACTGCGCCAAGGACCACCCCTGCGCTGGGGCGACGTCTACACCACCGAGTCGAACTTCGCCAACCAGTTGGGGCTCAACGGTACGTTGTCGCTGGTGGCGGCGGCCAAGAGCCGGATGTCCGAACACCGTGACAACGTCTGGAAAGCCACCCTCGAGCAGCCACTGGCACAACAGACCGTGCGCGACATGCTGGTGATGCCTGACGATAAACTGGTGGACACCGAGACGGCCGCCGTGCGCCGTGACTACACGCCGCCGGCCGACAAGACCCTGCCCATCAAGAATGTGGTCGTGATTCTCATGGAGAGCATGGCCGGTCACTCGGTGGGCGCCCTGGGCGCGCCAGGCAACATCACGCCCTACCTGGACAAACTGTCCAAAGAAGGGCTGCTGTTCGACCGTTTCTTCTCCAACGGCACCCACACCCACCAGGGTATGTTCGCCACCATGGCGTGCTTCCCGAACCTGCCGGGTTTCGAATACCTGATGCAGACCCCGGAAGGCAGCCACAAGCTGTCGGGCCTGCCGCAACTGCTCAGTCCACGCGGCTTTGATGACGTCTATGTCTACAACGGCGATTTCGCCTGGGACAACCAGTCAGGCTTCTTCAGCAGCCAGGGCATGACCACATTCATCGGACGTAACGATTACGTGAACCCGGTGTTCTCCGATCCGACCTGGGGGGTGTCCGACCAGGACATGTTCGACCGCGGCCTGGTCGAACTCAAGGCCCGGGAAAACGGCAAGCCGTTCTATGCCTTGCTGCAAACCCTGTCCAACCACACGCCGTATGCACTGCCGACGCCGTTGCCGGTGGAGCCGGTCACCGATCGTGGCAGCCTGAACGAACACCTGACCGCCATGCGCTACTCCGATTGGGCGCTGGGCCAGTTCTTCGAGAAGGCCCGCAAGGAGCCTTACTTCAAGGAAACGCTGTTTGTCGTGGTCGGCGACCATGGTTTTGGCAACGAGCGCCAGATTACCGAAATGGACCTCGGCCGTTTCAACGTGCCGATGCTGTTGATCGGCCCGGGCGTCCAGGAGAAGTTCGGCCAGCGCAGCCACACGGTGGGCACCCAGGTCGATATCGTCCCGACCATCATGGGCCGCATCGGTGGCCAGGTACGCAATCAGTGCTGGGGCCGCGACCTGTTGAACCTGCCCGAAGGCGACACCGGTTTTGGTGTGATCAAACCGTCGGGCAGTGACCAGACCACCGCGATCCTCCACGGTGACACTATCCTGGTACTGCCGAGGGAAAAGGAAATGGCGCCGAAGATGTACCGCTATGAGTTGGGTGCCAACCCGCATGCGGAAATCATCCCGGACGCACCGGAGTTTGCGCAGATGAAACTCAAGCTTGAATCATTCCTGCAGACCGCGACCAAAAGCCTGTTGGACAACACCGCCGGCGTGGTTGACGGCAAGCCGGACTGAGGTTCGGCGCGGATAAAAAAAGAGGCCTGAAGAGGCCTCTTTTTTTTGCGCTTACTTAGGGGTTATATCTTGCCCAGTAATAGCAGGACCAACAGCACCACCAACACTACACCGATGATACCGGACGGACCGTAACCCCAACTTCTGGAGTGCGGGAAGACCGGCAGGCCACCGACTAGCAGGAGGATCAGGATAATGATGAGTATTGTGCCCATTGTTGATTTCCTTATTGGTCAGTTCTGGAGTGATGCAACTTTCAACTACCAGCACGCATGCGTTAAATCCGGGCGGCTTAATAAGTCCGACCGTAACGTCCTGTAAAAAATTCAAAGTTT
This genomic window contains:
- a CDS encoding DUF3309 family protein, coding for MGTILIIILILLLVGGLPVFPHSRSWGYGPSGIIGVVLVVLLVLLLLGKI
- a CDS encoding LTA synthase family protein, yielding MAIPDALSQQRTTHRLLQPTVKSHLAYTLLCALVMMVMFSLLRVALLVYNREMILDTPASTFVEAFANGLRFDLRLVVYLSIPLLLALFSARAMAARGFFRLWLTVTSSIALFLGLMEMDFYREFHQRLNGLVFQYVKEDPKTVMSMLWYGFPVVRYLLAWFGGTLILSLAFKGADRATRPRGPFSGGSIGTRQIAPWYGRIAVFMVCLLVAVAAARGTLRQGPPLRWGDVYTTESNFANQLGLNGTLSLVAAAKSRMSEHRDNVWKATLEQPLAQQTVRDMLVMPDDKLVDTETAAVRRDYTPPADKTLPIKNVVVILMESMAGHSVGALGAPGNITPYLDKLSKEGLLFDRFFSNGTHTHQGMFATMACFPNLPGFEYLMQTPEGSHKLSGLPQLLSPRGFDDVYVYNGDFAWDNQSGFFSSQGMTTFIGRNDYVNPVFSDPTWGVSDQDMFDRGLVELKARENGKPFYALLQTLSNHTPYALPTPLPVEPVTDRGSLNEHLTAMRYSDWALGQFFEKARKEPYFKETLFVVVGDHGFGNERQITEMDLGRFNVPMLLIGPGVQEKFGQRSHTVGTQVDIVPTIMGRIGGQVRNQCWGRDLLNLPEGDTGFGVIKPSGSDQTTAILHGDTILVLPREKEMAPKMYRYELGANPHAEIIPDAPEFAQMKLKLESFLQTATKSLLDNTAGVVDGKPD
- the ccmI gene encoding c-type cytochrome biogenesis protein CcmI, whose protein sequence is MIDFWLAAGLLLLIALSFLLIPVLRGRRAQLEEDRTALNVALYEERVAELQSEREEGVLNAAQLDTGRAEAARELLADTEGTDAPRESRLGKPLPLLAAVLVPVLGLGLYLHYGASDKVELTREFAQAPQSMEEMTLRLERAVAAQPDNAEGLYFLGRTYMAQDRPADAAKIFERTVAVAGRQPELLGQWAQAQYFADGKKWSDKVQALTDEALKLDAKEVTSLGLLGIDAFEGQRYQEAIDYWGRLLAQLPEDDKSRDALQGGIARATEKLQASGGQVAKAPAAKAAALLKVRVELAPALKDKVQPGDTVFIFARAASGPPAPLAAKRLTVADLPVTVELGDADAMMPQLKLSNFPEVQLVARISRAGQPTAGEWIGRSQPLASSTTAQQQLTIDSPDK
- the speE gene encoding polyamine aminopropyltransferase, with the translated sequence MTTTPTGDYLETLYEGYGQRFRMDKLLHQVRTEHQHLVIFENPRMGRVMALDGVIQTTEADEFIYHEMLTHVPILAHGAAKRVLIIGGGDGGMLREVTKHLGVEHITMVEIDGTVVDMCKEFLPDHSKGAYDDPRLNLVIDDGMRFVATTQEKFDVIISDSTDPIGPGEVLFSENFYQACHRCLNEGGILVTQNGTPFMQLGEVQTTAGRLRGLFADWHFYQAAVPTYIGGAMTFAWGSTDTAYRKLSRETLRERFIGSGIVTRYYNPEVHIGAFAMPQYVLQAINKPSND